One Dunckerocampus dactyliophorus isolate RoL2022-P2 chromosome 15, RoL_Ddac_1.1, whole genome shotgun sequence genomic window, ttgtcgttcagccacattggaggcttttccatcatgaagcacctttttaaggtcatgccacagcatctcaataggattcaggtcaggactttgactaggccactccaaagtcttcattttgtttttcttcatccattcagaggtggactagctggtgtgttttggatcattgtcctgctgcagaacccaagttggtttcagcttgaggtcaccaacagatggccggacattctccttcaggattttttggcagacagcagaattcatggttccatttatcacagcaagtcttccaggtcctgaagcagccaaacagccccagaccatcacactaccaccaccatattttaatgtggggatgatgttctttttctgcaatgcggtgttacttttacggcagatgtaatgggacacacaccttccaaaaagttaaactttacTCTCGTCaggccacagagtattttcccaaaggtcttggggatcatcaagatgttttttggcaaaattgagacaaacctcgatgttctttttgttcagcagtggttttggtcttggaactctgccatgcaggtcgtttttgcccagtgtctttcttatggtggagtcatgatcactgaccttaactgaggcaagtgaggcttgcagttctttgaatgttgttgtggggtcttttgtgacccttTGGATGAGTCCTTGCTGCActgttggggtcattttgattggctggccgctcctgggaaggttcaccactgttccatgttttcggcatttgtggctaatggctctcactgtggtttgttggagtcccaaagctttagaaatggttttataaccttttccagactgatagatctcaattaatctcagtcaTAACGAGAGGCAataacttttccacacagggcgtAGGTtgcgattttttttctcccttaataataaaaagttttattcaaaaactgcattttgtgttcagtattgttgtcactgactaatatttaaatttgctaaaacatttaagtgtgacaaacatgcacaaaaaaataagaaattaggaagggggcaaacactttttcactttaaaaaaaaacaaaaaaaacaacaactaatttttaaggtgtgacGGCTTTTAATTTGTCGTAGCGctgcgccacgatcaattacatgttgCGGAAAAAACCCTGCTTTGCAAACCCATCCATCCGTGCATTTTCAATacacgggtgagctggaacctatcccagctgatttcgacacaccttggactggtcgccagccactgGCAgggcacacacagacaaacaagcattcacactcacatccacacctgtggacaatttagagtctccaattcacttaacatgcttatttttggaacgtgggagaaAGCCTGGGGCCCGGAGAAAACTCAGGCACAcctggggagaacatgcaaactccacatggaGATTAAAACCCTCCATCTGCAAACATTTTAGGATTAGgaagttacatttttgaaaattttgcatgtttaaaaaggaactgaattttttttttctttttacggaaggggggggaaaaaaggaactgaaaaataaatgggaaaaaaatacacaaatacataaataattgtaatttaaattttaaaatctCTTATTTTtcgagattttttttcttttgaatgtTGTGCAAGCCgtcattaaataaatgaactaaagcaATAATATAAAAGTAGAAAtaattaactaaataaataaatacaataaattgtAAGTGCTTGTAAAAACAAgaactaaataaatacatagacAAATgcttaaagaaaataaaattaccacattattacatttaGGGGGCCAGGATATGTGATTAGCAAAGTGGGCGTAGTTTGAATCTAGCTAGGCGGGGTGTGGTTCTTatttctctctcttttcttttaaaattctACTCTTTAACCTCGTTTCGCAACATTTACGGTCAAGACTATTTCCGTGCGTTCTTGGACGCAACAGTGACGAACTTTTAAACCTCAATTACAACGTCAACGCGTCCTAGCTCCTCCCTGCCTGTCTTCCAAGGATTTGACGCAAAAACGGTGTTTTTTTCAGCTGGACACACAAAAGCCAAGCCCCCAACTTACCCTTTGGTCAGTTTATTCCTTCAAAGCTCCAAAGATATGAATTACATCCACAAAAGAACGTTCTTTGTCCTTATGTTGACACCTCGGAACCTGTTTAACGAGTGACGCTTTCTAGCTGCCAATGCTCCTCCTCCTAACGTTTCCTATAAGTCCCGCCCAACCGTTTTTCTTGGGGGCGGGGGTCACATGTCATTATAAGGCGCCTTtcttaaaatatgtatattaatacatttattcaacTTAAAATGACTGAACGTGTTTGAGTGGCAAGGCTTTGGTTTGTGGCATTCGTTTCCAGAGACGTCCTGACGTCACGGAGCGTTTCTGGTGTTGTTCCGAAtatggccaccagagggaggcaTTGCCCCACAAGCGACGTATTACTACTGAATGAGCCCTCGTGTCAAATTTGACCGATTTAAAAGTTGTATCCCTTGAAATTTTAATTTGATCACAGATTTAAGATCGTTTGCATGCAacttattgcaactttattccacTTTTGTACACTCCCGGTGTTCATAGTCAAAAgcgtgcaatccacccttttgcGTCACGTCTGGGAAGATTTACGTTCAGCCGAAGGTTACAGATTGATGAGGCCATCGGGACATCATCTGctaatagcagagatgagatcctaatgcaggggtgtccaaagtgcagcccatttgctgttttttactgGCCTGCGACAAAggaatactaaaaaaaaaaacaacaacagcaaaaatgtaaaaaaaacagcagtaattttaacgggaataacgttgtaatattatgacaaaaataacgtcattttagtagcataaagtgtaaatattatagatttttttaagtcaaacaaacaacaaataaagtggtagtttttggaaaattaggttttggacaaagtacagtataatattATAAGCCACTgtggtagagcaggtcgtccagaaaccgtccagaaggttggtggttcgatcctcgcttCCTCCTCCCAGTCACTgtcgtgtccctgggcaagacaccttgcctccagtgctgcacACGCTGGTGTATCGATGTGAACGAATGCTTGGTGGTGGTCGGTAGatgcaaattggcagccatttttccgtcagactaccctaggacagctgtgactacagatgtagagGACCACCAcctgtgtgtgactgaggagtgaatgagtaatgggttcacttcattttgaagcactttgggtgccttgaaaagcgctatccattcattttctatggcgcttatctTTATTAGGGTTGCGGGTGAAAAGCGCTACAtaaaatcaaatccattattattattattatgagagtaaggtcaaaatattatggcaataaattcCCAATattttacgaagattatttaagaaaaaagctgaaaatatttatgataatatactaataaataaagtcataatagtgagattgtaatgagaaaaaaggcatacatttttgagaataaacttgcaatattaggaggaaaagtGTTATTTTAAGAGCAAAGAGTTATAtctaatataatgagaaacaaactcaacaaaatactgttgtaatttttggaaaattgggttgggaaaaagtaataatattatgggaataaagtccaaatattctgtgagacaagtcataatattacgaaaataaaatgtcagaagaatatttaagaataaagctgaaatattaagatttaaaaaaaaatgcaaatatgggGGAAAGAAATGGTAGTGAAAAGGAGCTCAAACTAATAGtcagctttttcacctatatcacaaagctgagatgcacttttttcttgaaatacagtatatatgactcTTAGCTTATCTGCATGTGTAGCTTTACAGACCTCAGAACATACGTGACTTATTTGACTTTGGCTGGTGTGTACAAACAAACCTACCAGCGGTTTGTGGGAGACAAAGATTCAAGCCCTCCATCTCCTCACTGTGAGGCCACCATGCACCACctctttaaataataattataataaaaagttaatttatcataaaataaaaacatcatttaaTAAGTATAATTATTTAAGATACTCCAGAtgccataaaataaataaatattgtatttttaattttgtaaatattttttaaattgattttttttttaaatgtattgaccacagttttttttgtgacattttagagaagaaatagaaaaaacatttaaatagaTTTACCTTttcagtcaggggtgtccaaagtgcagcccaggggtcATTTACGGCCAGCGGGcgtttttttgaaaatataaaaaatataattcaacaagaaaacaaaataaaaaacaaagcaaaaatggggcAAAACCCCAATAATTTTtacaagacaaaatattaaaagagtaaaatcatactattgagagaaaaaatagcataaaattgaaaaattaaaaaaaaaccaaaacaaagaaaaagcttccatttttggaaaatgaagtttggaaaaagttataatattatgatacaatcaaaatatgagaatagagtcataatagtacaagaaaaaaatgtacaagaagaaagttgaaatatttgtacaattttttatttttttttaaagccaaaaaAACTAatataatacgctttgtcacagATAAGACAAAactgacatgcaggctgtttctttgtttaaagatgaaaaatgtCTCAGCATAtcaacatgggttggtttaaaaaaaaagtataagtgtcccccgcatcctttgatttttcattatGCGGCCCTCGGTAGAAAAAATGTGGACGCCCTTGTTCTAAGTCATAGAAGGGTACCAGAAACGACAACAATGGTCACATGAGGTCCTTAAATGTGCGTCCAGACAGTAATCAGCAAATGACATCATGACTGTCGGCCGTTCCCTTATTGCTTTATTGATAATTATCTGCCCCATCTGGCTGCTCGAGCGCTATGTTTTCAGAGTTAATCAGGACAGGGCGGCAAGAGAGGAAAAAGGAAAACGTGCCTGAGTAAGGCTACGTGCTGGGTGGTGGCCATGGATGGCACcaaacacgtgcacacacacatgcacgcacgcacgtatGCACGCACATAGGCAGGCACAGATTCAAACGTTATTGTAATGGAAACCTCTCATATTAGAGTCCGTCTAGCTGACGTCACCCAGACAGAACAAACAGCCAACATCTTCACAATTAACAGTTGGTGaaagaaagtgaaagaaaaGCAATGTGAagtgaaaagaagaaaaggatGTGCGGACGAGTGGGCGGATGAGGGGGTGAATCAGAGATGGCACGAAGTTCCTGGCGGGCTGAGTGTGGCTTCCTTTGTGGGCGCAGCCCCGTCCTTTTCCCTACTGGGCCCTGTCCCCTTGGGGTTGCTGTGGAGTGGCCCCTTAGGCTGCCGTGGTGGTGTGTGTAGATTGGGGTGCAGGGCTTGCCATTTTGGGGGCGGTCAGGGCTCTCTTGGGGTGTGTGATTGGTCCGTGGTGTGTGTTGGTTTTGGGCTCCGGTTTTGGTGGGGCTGTTTTTCGGGGTCGGGCGGGCCAGGCTGAGTGTCCTGGCAGGTCGGGTGTGGGCTGCAAACTGGCTGCTGCTTGCAGCCCAAGTCCCATACTGTACCTAGGAGGCTGGTTCCCTTTCCCCCTACCTGTCCTGGCCAGTTGCTGCATCTGCTTCCGCTCTCCTAGTGGGTGGGCTCTTCCCTGGGGTTGCCTGGGGGCGGTaagggctgtggtgggtggcccaTCAGTCGTATGTCCTTGGTTCCTTCCTGCTTGGTCCGGGCCTAGATGGGGCTGCCTCGTGGCTGTTCCACTTCTCCTGCCGTGCCTCAGACTCAGTTGCCCCTCAAAgcagacacttagggtttggggaaGCTATGCAGGTGAGGGGCCCGCCAGGGACCACCCCTGTGGGCCCAACAGCTCAGATTGAAACATGACAGAAGCTTATTGACCTTGGTTCTAATCCATGTTGAAACCTGGAGGGGAGGTTTGAGCAGAGTCTCCTTAGCTGCCATGAAATTCGGGGTAAGTGGCCACTGGTTGGCCCTTATGGTGGGGCACTGGGTAAGGGGCCTGGTTGGGGTAGCCTGGCATAAAGAGCAAAGGCATTCCTGGACACACAAGGGCTCCTTTATCATCTTGAATCCAGCAACACAATGAAATTAGCGTGTTTCGCATGCCAATCATCACAGATTACATCACTTGTCACGGCATCTAATCCAAAGGAATCTAGCAAGTATTTGGCAAGCTGAACATATCTTGACACATGACGGTTGTCATGTGTTAAGATATGTCGAcatgaaaatgatttttttttaaataacaaaatagacacaaaaacattttgagtgggCACTGACCAGGCATGATGAGAGGGGACTCGGTGAGACTTGCGAGCACTTGGTGGCACTCTGCTTCCATCCAAAGACCTCGATGGAAAAACTAAGACAAACACGAACCCTCATGTTGACATGTTATAGTATATTCACCCCTTGGGAACGTAGAAGACAGCCCACCATAGATGTCCCTTTTTTAACTACACGGTTGACACAATCCCATCCCATCACAAGCACGGGTGCAAGTAGAGCCAGGGCTGCAACTGTGGACCTGCCTTCACCGGACCGGGGTGCCGGTGGTGTGGGGTTGTGGTGATGTGGCCTTGCCGAGCGGGGCTGTTGCCAGTGGTGGAGTTTGGGTTGCCCTGGATTGTGGGCCCCCTGTGCGCTTCGGGAATAGTCCTGGCGGTCTTTGGGGGCGTGGGTGGCTGGCTACCGGTGAGTTGTGGGGCTCGGCGGCTGGTTGGCTGCCGGTCTCGCCTTCTTGGCTCCGATGCTGGGCTTCCCTTTGGCTTTAGGATGCAGCGCTGCCTCTCCCGGGTGTGCGTTGCCCTGCTGGTGTCAGCCGGCGCGGTGTTGTGGGTTGCCTTGTTTGTCTGTCCCTTTGCTCGCTTGCTTGTTTGCTTCTTTGTTTGCTTCTCTGGGGGGGGTCGCCTTGCCTTTGTGTTGGAAAGAAATTATGCATGCTCTTTTGTGGTCTGACTTCTCTGCAGCTCGGGGTCTCGGTTGAAGGCCTGGGACCCCTTGAGTCACAAACAAAAGAGTTCTTCTACACCGGGATAAAAACGCTTCCGCGCCGTTTGAGCAAGCGTTCAGCCCTTGACGGGGACTATGTTGAAAAATAAACGATCAAAACTCCCTTATCCCTTTTGCTTTTTCTGATGCTTAAAACTTTTCATACACCCCtcgtatatttcaagaaaaatctgAAT contains:
- the LOC129194909 gene encoding AF4/FMR2 family member 1-like, which codes for MIKEPLCVQECLCSLCQATPTRPLTQCPTIRANQWPLTPNFMAAKETLLKPPLQLPQTLSVCFEGQLSLRHGRRSGTATRQPHLGPDQAGRNQGHTTDGPPTTALTAPRQPQGRAHPLGERKQMQQLARTGRGKGNQPPRYSMGLGLQAAASLQPTPDLPGHSAWPARPRKTAPPKPEPKTNTHHGPITHPKRALTAPKMASPAPQSTHTTTAA